In Treponema primitia ZAS-2, a genomic segment contains:
- a CDS encoding HpcH/HpaI aldolase/citrate lyase family protein, which translates to MRRSVLFLPGNNPNLLINGSVLGADGIIFDLEDAVSPDDKDAARILVSHALGALKFDKCEIIIRINALDTKYWEKDLEAVVPLGPDMILPAKVGCAEDIFTLTKKIEEVEAKAGITKIVKLLPLIETALGLENSFAIASANKRVSALLLGAEDLTADLRAPRTREGAEIAYARGRIVCAARAAGVDVFDTPFTDVNDMEGLRQDALLARSLGFTGKAVISPRHVDLVNEAFSPTDREITYAHRVFDAIASAKEQGKGAISLDGKMIDAPIVERARIILETARELGKGNDHE; encoded by the coding sequence GTGAGACGGAGCGTACTTTTTCTGCCTGGCAATAATCCTAACCTTTTGATAAATGGTAGTGTCCTGGGGGCGGATGGGATTATCTTTGATCTGGAAGACGCGGTTTCTCCTGATGATAAAGACGCTGCACGTATTCTGGTTTCCCATGCCCTGGGCGCCCTCAAGTTTGATAAATGTGAGATCATTATCCGTATCAATGCTCTGGATACAAAATATTGGGAAAAGGATCTGGAGGCTGTGGTTCCCCTGGGGCCGGATATGATCCTGCCCGCCAAAGTGGGCTGCGCAGAAGATATTTTTACTTTGACAAAAAAAATAGAGGAAGTGGAAGCTAAAGCGGGGATTACAAAAATAGTAAAACTGTTGCCTTTGATAGAAACTGCCCTGGGACTGGAAAATTCCTTCGCCATCGCCTCTGCCAATAAACGGGTGTCGGCCCTGCTTTTGGGGGCCGAAGACCTGACAGCGGACCTCCGGGCGCCCAGGACCAGGGAGGGCGCTGAAATTGCCTATGCCCGGGGACGTATCGTCTGCGCTGCACGGGCTGCGGGGGTCGATGTTTTTGATACCCCTTTTACTGATGTTAACGATATGGAAGGCCTCAGGCAGGACGCCCTTTTAGCACGATCCCTGGGCTTTACCGGCAAGGCGGTGATTTCCCCCCGACACGTGGACCTGGTCAACGAGGCTTTCAGCCCCACTGACAGGGAAATTACCTACGCACACCGGGTGTTCGACGCCATTGCTTCTGCTAAAGAACAGGGTAAGGGCGCTATCTCCCTGGATGGAAAGATGATCGACGCACCCATTGTTGAGCGGGCTCGGATTATTCTTGAAACTGCCAGGGAATTGGGAAAGGGAAATGATCATGAGTAA
- a CDS encoding amidohydrolase: MGDKKRLVELIDGKKEIFAKLNDRIWEFAEIRFSLKQSADALCEVFEKEGFAIERGVAGMAHAFIATYGKGNPVIGILGEYDALAGMDQVAGIAEKKSLKPGTPGHGCGHAALGAGAAAAAVGIKDYMKEKGLAGTIKYYGCPAEESGSGKAYLARAGAFNGLDSVLTWHPMMENALMGVSTLANYQIFFSFKGRSAHAAMSPDQGRSALDAAELMNVGVNYLREHVIQEARIHYAYTDVGGGAPNVVQASAELLYFIRAPRQSQVQEIYERVVDIAKGAALMTGTTMNIRWDSACANVLVNEVLSKALYSNMQWLGPNNYTKEEIAFAKTLVDSLDESSKKGIPAKAARTFFDRSPEDLAKIAAKPLIDDIAPYAFTDKAIPASSDVGDASWHAPTAQFTTACYPHGTVSHSWQVVSTGQSSMVHKGLDQAGKIIALTALDLLENPKMIEDAKAEFKRRLGGEEYHCPIPAEVMPEA; encoded by the coding sequence ATGGGTGATAAAAAAAGGCTTGTTGAGTTAATAGACGGGAAAAAGGAAATTTTCGCCAAATTGAACGATCGCATCTGGGAATTTGCGGAGATCCGTTTCAGCCTCAAACAGTCTGCCGACGCCCTCTGCGAGGTTTTTGAGAAGGAAGGCTTCGCCATAGAGCGGGGAGTCGCCGGGATGGCCCATGCGTTTATCGCCACTTATGGCAAGGGAAACCCGGTTATCGGCATCCTGGGCGAATACGATGCCCTGGCCGGTATGGACCAGGTTGCGGGGATTGCTGAAAAAAAGTCCCTTAAGCCCGGCACCCCGGGCCATGGCTGTGGTCATGCCGCCCTGGGTGCCGGCGCGGCTGCGGCTGCGGTGGGGATCAAGGATTATATGAAGGAGAAGGGGCTGGCCGGTACCATCAAATACTACGGCTGTCCCGCCGAGGAAAGCGGTTCAGGCAAGGCCTATCTGGCCCGGGCCGGCGCTTTTAACGGCCTCGATTCGGTCCTGACATGGCATCCCATGATGGAAAACGCCCTCATGGGGGTAAGTACCCTGGCTAATTATCAAATATTTTTCAGCTTTAAGGGACGGAGCGCCCATGCAGCCATGAGTCCCGATCAGGGCAGGAGCGCCCTGGACGCAGCAGAACTGATGAACGTGGGGGTGAATTACCTCCGCGAACATGTCATCCAGGAAGCCCGTATCCACTATGCCTACACCGATGTCGGCGGCGGCGCTCCCAATGTGGTGCAAGCCTCTGCAGAACTGCTCTACTTTATCCGTGCGCCCCGGCAATCCCAGGTGCAGGAAATCTACGAGCGGGTAGTAGACATAGCCAAAGGCGCAGCCCTGATGACGGGCACCACCATGAACATACGCTGGGACAGCGCCTGCGCCAATGTCCTTGTCAACGAAGTCTTGAGCAAAGCATTGTACTCGAACATGCAATGGCTGGGACCGAACAATTATACTAAAGAGGAGATCGCCTTTGCCAAAACCCTGGTGGACAGCCTGGATGAATCTTCCAAAAAGGGCATTCCGGCCAAAGCCGCCCGGACCTTCTTTGACAGGAGTCCTGAAGACCTGGCCAAAATAGCCGCCAAGCCCCTGATTGACGACATAGCCCCCTATGCCTTCACCGATAAGGCCATACCCGCATCTTCCGATGTGGGTGATGCAAGCTGGCACGCCCCCACGGCACAGTTCACCACCGCCTGTTATCCCCACGGCACGGTGTCCCATTCCTGGCAGGTTGTGTCCACCGGGCAGTCCAGCATGGTTCACAAGGGGCTCGATCAGGCGGGAAAGATTATTGCCCTGACCGCCCTGGACCTTTTGGAGAATCCCAAGATGATCGAGGATGCGAAGGCGGAATTTAAGCGCCGTCTGGGGGGTGAGGAGTATCACTGTCCTATACCGGCGGAGGTAATGCCCGAGGCGTGA
- the fabZ gene encoding 3-hydroxyacyl-ACP dehydratase FabZ, with product MSEIEELLPHRTPFLFVDAIDTADKDRIVARHIFTEKEFFFAGHFPEYPVVPGVILIETMAQSGGAGLRKLGILPGNALFFLATVDKVKFRRQVRPGEELRSEITNLRVSPKMVKQSGKAYVGDELAAEAEWMCLVSSG from the coding sequence ATGAGTGAAATAGAAGAGCTGCTGCCCCACCGGACACCATTTTTGTTTGTGGATGCAATAGATACGGCGGACAAGGACAGAATCGTTGCGCGGCATATCTTTACGGAAAAGGAATTCTTCTTTGCCGGGCATTTTCCCGAATACCCGGTGGTTCCCGGGGTGATCCTGATAGAGACCATGGCCCAGTCAGGCGGGGCCGGCCTCCGCAAGCTGGGCATATTGCCGGGCAACGCCCTGTTCTTTCTGGCCACCGTGGACAAGGTAAAGTTCCGCCGCCAGGTGCGGCCCGGGGAGGAGCTCCGTTCGGAAATCACAAACCTCCGGGTTTCGCCCAAGATGGTCAAGCAGTCCGGGAAAGCCTATGTGGGGGACGAATTAGCCGCAGAAGCGGAGTGGATGTGCCTGGTTAGCAGCGGCTAA
- the fabG gene encoding 3-oxoacyl-[acyl-carrier-protein] reductase — protein sequence MRLEGKKALVTGASRGIGRAITDRFLAEGAEVWGLGTREPGDLQDRIAASGGKLHWISADLGKVQEVEAIVEGELKKAGGFDILVNNAGITKDNLSFRMSLEDFQKVLDVNLTATFIIARTVGRDMIRRRSGSIINMASVVGIHGNGGQANYAASKAGVIGVTKSLARETASRGVRVNAIAPGFIASDMTDAVSEEAKGKMIDQIPLKRIGQPDDVAEAVLFLASDASAYITGQVIAVDGGMFI from the coding sequence ATGAGGCTTGAAGGAAAGAAAGCCCTGGTCACCGGGGCATCCCGGGGCATAGGCCGGGCCATCACGGATCGTTTCCTCGCAGAAGGGGCGGAAGTCTGGGGCCTGGGAACTCGGGAACCCGGGGATTTGCAGGACCGTATCGCCGCATCCGGGGGAAAGCTCCACTGGATCAGCGCGGATCTGGGAAAAGTCCAAGAAGTTGAAGCCATTGTGGAGGGGGAACTGAAAAAAGCCGGGGGATTCGACATACTGGTGAACAACGCGGGAATCACCAAGGACAACCTTTCCTTCCGCATGAGCCTTGAGGACTTCCAGAAAGTCCTGGACGTGAACCTCACCGCCACTTTCATTATCGCCCGTACCGTAGGACGGGATATGATACGCCGCAGAAGCGGCTCTATAATCAACATGGCCAGCGTGGTGGGCATACACGGAAACGGCGGCCAGGCAAACTACGCCGCCAGCAAAGCCGGGGTCATCGGGGTTACCAAGAGCCTGGCCCGGGAAACTGCCAGCCGGGGGGTGCGGGTCAATGCCATAGCCCCGGGATTCATTGCTTCGGACATGACCGATGCAGTAAGCGAGGAAGCGAAGGGAAAAATGATCGATCAGATACCCCTGAAGCGCATTGGCCAGCCTGATGATGTGGCGGAGGCGGTACTGTTCCTGGCCTCGGATGCTTCAGCCTACATAACCGGACAGGTTATCGCCGTTGACGGCGGCATGTTTATATAG
- a CDS encoding biotin/lipoyl-containing protein, with product MNENFILNLLEKFSASQAAELDLNDGTTRLVLRKEGAFSGPAANSATSLVVGNGSGQAPGDIGKSGQTGTNSNTTDNDYANKTGGSVRLGLPAAPIGGAAISADSSAANSAAAPITAGTELITSPIVASYYASPSPDAPPFVRPGTRVKTGDTLCILEAMKMMNHLEAEFDCEIIAVKAAGGDLVEYGQALFEVKRL from the coding sequence ATGAACGAAAATTTTATATTGAATTTGCTGGAAAAATTCAGCGCCAGCCAGGCAGCGGAACTGGACTTAAACGATGGGACCACGCGCCTGGTGCTTCGGAAAGAGGGGGCCTTTTCCGGACCGGCAGCCAATAGCGCAACAAGCTTGGTGGTCGGTAACGGATCAGGCCAGGCGCCAGGAGATATCGGCAAATCAGGGCAAACAGGAACTAACAGTAATACTACCGACAACGATTATGCCAACAAGACCGGGGGATCAGTTCGCCTGGGTTTGCCTGCAGCCCCTATCGGCGGCGCTGCCATTTCTGCTGATTCTTCCGCTGCTAACAGTGCCGCCGCTCCTATTACCGCTGGTACAGAACTGATAACCAGCCCCATTGTGGCAAGCTATTACGCATCTCCAAGCCCGGATGCGCCGCCCTTTGTGCGGCCCGGCACAAGGGTAAAAACCGGGGATACCCTGTGTATACTGGAAGCCATGAAGATGATGAACCACCTGGAGGCGGAATTTGACTGCGAGATTATTGCGGTCAAGGCCGCTGGGGGAGACCTGGTCGAATACGGCCAAGCCCTTTTTGAAGTAAAGCGGCTCTAG
- the citD gene encoding citrate lyase acyl carrier protein has product MQVIKNAVSGTLESSDIYIEVLPGKGVEIDLSSPVIRQFGESIKKTMLGVVRGLGIEDVHIRAHDQGAMDCVIQARLETALLRAGEEN; this is encoded by the coding sequence ATGCAAGTTATAAAAAATGCAGTCTCTGGGACCCTAGAATCCAGCGACATATATATAGAGGTCCTCCCGGGAAAGGGTGTTGAAATTGATTTGAGTTCTCCGGTGATACGGCAGTTTGGGGAAAGTATCAAAAAGACCATGCTCGGGGTGGTCCGGGGCCTCGGCATAGAGGATGTGCATATCCGCGCCCATGACCAGGGAGCCATGGACTGCGTGATCCAGGCCCGGCTTGAAACAGCCTTGCTGCGGGCCGGGGAGGAAAACTGA
- a CDS encoding beta-ketoacyl-ACP synthase III, translating into MAFEIIATGKAVPPNRVSNDDLAKRIDTNDEWIRSHSGIGARHIAEETTACSDLALEAARQALAMGAEKAGETPEAFVQSLDLIVLGTVTPDYYGLPATACVVQDKIGARNAAALDLNAGCSGFIYGLELATGFLGLNPSRKRALVIGSDVLTRVTNWNDRSTCVLFGDGAGAVLLEQTSAPSKGPGKRGLLRSTLGADGSGMESIIVRRGGSRSPFKTGETVESHPAIEMDGRAVYNFAVKAVTATIEKLLAEEGISVDQVDRIVPHQANARIVQAAAKRLGIPEEKFFLNIEEYANTSAASIPIALDELNRGGKIKKGDLIMTIGFGSGLTFGGNLIVW; encoded by the coding sequence ATGGCATTCGAAATAATCGCGACAGGAAAGGCTGTACCCCCGAACAGGGTTAGCAATGATGATTTGGCAAAGCGGATCGACACCAATGACGAGTGGATACGATCCCATTCCGGGATTGGGGCAAGGCATATTGCGGAGGAAACCACCGCCTGCAGCGATTTGGCCCTGGAGGCAGCGCGGCAGGCCCTGGCTATGGGGGCAGAAAAAGCCGGGGAAACCCCGGAAGCGTTCGTCCAAAGCCTGGACCTGATAGTTCTGGGTACCGTAACCCCGGATTATTACGGGCTCCCTGCTACGGCTTGCGTTGTTCAGGATAAGATCGGCGCCCGGAACGCCGCAGCCCTGGACCTTAACGCCGGATGTTCCGGCTTTATCTACGGCCTGGAGCTTGCTACGGGCTTCCTGGGGCTGAATCCTTCCCGGAAACGGGCCTTGGTGATCGGTTCCGACGTGCTGACCAGGGTGACAAACTGGAACGACCGAAGCACCTGCGTCCTCTTTGGAGACGGCGCCGGGGCGGTTCTGCTGGAACAGACCAGCGCCCCTTCCAAGGGGCCGGGAAAACGGGGTCTGCTGCGGAGTACCCTGGGGGCGGATGGCTCCGGAATGGAAAGCATCATTGTCCGCAGAGGGGGGTCCCGCAGCCCCTTTAAGACCGGTGAAACCGTGGAATCCCACCCGGCCATTGAGATGGACGGAAGGGCGGTCTATAATTTCGCCGTAAAGGCAGTAACCGCTACCATCGAAAAACTCCTCGCCGAGGAGGGTATCTCCGTAGACCAGGTAGACCGCATAGTACCTCACCAGGCAAATGCCCGGATAGTCCAGGCAGCAGCGAAACGGCTGGGCATACCGGAGGAAAAGTTTTTCCTTAACATAGAAGAATATGCCAATACCTCGGCTGCATCGATCCCCATCGCCCTGGACGAACTGAACCGGGGCGGGAAGATCAAGAAAGGGGATTTGATAATGACCATAGGTTTTGGCTCAGGATTAACCTTTGGAGGAAATTTGATAGTATGGTAA
- a CDS encoding ACP S-malonyltransferase encodes MVNKDTKTAFLFPGQGAQYPGMALDFLAVSKEAKALFAQASDAMGRDMEALLRDSDADTLKRSDIAQPTVTLANLCAAAFLGEKGIAPKAAAGHSLGEYAALVSAKVISAADCLKLVSARGRAMQETVEHIAEKSGGGEDSAPGMAAILGLAPEQVEALVRDWTAAGLEGLYAANINSPRQVVVAGTAAALAVAQEKFKEAGAKRVLRLQVAGPFHSPLMAEAADKFGPALESVQFLDPAIPLFSNVSGKAVSSGAEARDLALKQITSPVRWIAEESAIAGLGLDLLLETGPGKALQGLWKDSGSSLPCCAAGRVEDIEQLFTN; translated from the coding sequence ATGGTAAACAAGGATACTAAAACAGCATTTCTGTTTCCCGGCCAGGGCGCCCAATACCCGGGTATGGCCCTGGATTTTCTCGCCGTTTCCAAAGAAGCAAAGGCGCTTTTTGCCCAGGCCTCAGACGCCATGGGCCGGGACATGGAAGCCCTGCTCAGGGATTCGGACGCGGATACCCTGAAACGCTCCGACATAGCCCAGCCCACGGTAACCTTAGCCAACCTGTGCGCCGCCGCGTTTCTGGGCGAAAAGGGAATTGCTCCAAAGGCCGCCGCAGGGCACAGCCTGGGGGAATACGCCGCCCTGGTCAGCGCTAAAGTGATCAGTGCCGCAGACTGCCTGAAACTGGTAAGCGCCCGGGGTAGGGCCATGCAGGAGACGGTGGAGCATATCGCCGAAAAAAGCGGGGGCGGCGAAGATTCCGCCCCGGGCATGGCGGCGATCCTCGGCCTGGCGCCGGAACAGGTGGAGGCCCTGGTAAGGGACTGGACCGCTGCAGGCCTTGAGGGGCTCTATGCAGCGAACATCAATTCGCCCCGGCAAGTGGTGGTGGCCGGAACCGCGGCGGCTCTGGCTGTTGCCCAGGAAAAGTTCAAGGAAGCCGGGGCCAAACGGGTGCTGCGCCTCCAGGTAGCGGGCCCCTTCCACTCCCCCCTCATGGCTGAGGCGGCGGATAAATTCGGCCCTGCTCTGGAATCGGTACAGTTTCTTGACCCCGCCATCCCCCTGTTCTCCAATGTTTCGGGCAAGGCGGTTTCCTCAGGCGCGGAAGCCCGGGACCTGGCCTTAAAGCAGATCACATCCCCGGTGCGGTGGATCGCCGAAGAGAGCGCCATCGCCGGCCTGGGGCTTGATCTGCTCCTGGAAACCGGGCCCGGAAAGGCTCTCCAGGGCTTATGGAAGGATTCGGGGAGTTCCCTACCCTGCTGCGCGGCCGGCAGGGTTGAAGATATTGAACAGCTATTTACTAATTAG
- a CDS encoding gamma-glutamyl-gamma-aminobutyrate hydrolase family protein: MKPRIGIVSRYSTKSDLGVFAHQGLKNDTWQILSNAYIEAITDAGGLPIIIPIYQDPHLALEFIPFLDGILFPGGTDIDPAYYHEAPDPEGEIWALSPEMDALEMELGEKVLKDTNIPILGVCRGLQLFNILKGGSLYQDLKYSCATIAHGVDPAAELSSRAHEVILEKGSMLYGITGEETLKVNSYHHQTVKEIGRGLQVAARSTDGLVEALEGSDEGRFELFFQWHPEMLALKRCGADRPSRKIFSNFIEECGKSA, translated from the coding sequence ATGAAACCGCGAATCGGCATTGTTTCGCGCTATTCTACCAAGAGCGACCTGGGGGTCTTTGCCCACCAGGGGCTGAAGAACGATACTTGGCAGATTCTGTCCAATGCCTATATTGAGGCCATCACCGATGCCGGTGGCCTGCCGATCATCATTCCCATTTATCAGGATCCCCACCTTGCCCTGGAGTTTATCCCCTTTTTGGACGGCATACTGTTTCCCGGGGGCACGGATATTGACCCTGCCTATTACCACGAGGCGCCGGACCCGGAGGGGGAAATTTGGGCCCTGTCTCCGGAAATGGATGCCCTGGAAATGGAGTTGGGGGAAAAAGTTTTGAAGGATACCAACATTCCGATACTTGGGGTTTGCCGGGGGCTTCAGCTTTTTAATATATTGAAAGGCGGGTCCCTGTATCAGGACTTGAAATACAGCTGCGCTACCATCGCCCACGGAGTTGATCCCGCGGCGGAACTGAGTTCCCGCGCCCACGAGGTGATTTTGGAAAAAGGCAGCATGCTGTATGGCATAACCGGGGAGGAAACCCTGAAGGTCAATTCCTACCATCACCAGACGGTGAAGGAAATCGGCAGGGGCTTGCAGGTTGCCGCCCGGTCGACCGACGGCCTGGTTGAAGCCCTGGAGGGAAGCGACGAAGGCCGCTTCGAACTCTTTTTTCAGTGGCACCCGGAGATGCTTGCACTGAAACGCTGCGGCGCCGACAGGCCAAGCAGAAAAATTTTCAGCAATTTTATTGAAGAGTGCGGCAAAAGCGCCTAG
- the fabF gene encoding beta-ketoacyl-ACP synthase II has product MKRKVVVTGMGVISPIGNSVEEFKQSLIAGKSGIGKITQFDTTGFDVTIAGEVKDFEPSLWIEKKEGRKMARFTQFAVAAAAQALKQADLLENAEDGRQRIKGDPHKAGIVLGNGIGGFEIITEAFHKLFDNGPKRMPPLTVPMMIGNEAAGNLSMVYGLKGPAYTQVTACASGADALGQALDLVRSGRCDVVITGGTEACITAFAIGGFQMLKALSSKRCDTPEKASRPFDVDRDGFVLGEGAGILVLESEEHAKARGASIIVEFAGYGASADAYHITSPDPSGEGGGTAMKFALEDAGVKPEEVQYYNAHGTSTEINDRTETKMIKYAFGDHAKKLKVSSTKSMTGHCVAGGGGFEAIACILAIRDGFFPPTINLENPDPDCDLDYVPNKVQYGTVNVAASGNLGFGGHNGVVVFKKYG; this is encoded by the coding sequence ATGAAACGCAAGGTAGTTGTAACCGGCATGGGCGTAATTTCCCCCATCGGAAATTCGGTCGAAGAATTCAAGCAATCCCTCATAGCGGGAAAAAGCGGGATAGGCAAAATTACCCAATTTGACACCACAGGCTTTGATGTAACCATCGCCGGGGAGGTCAAGGATTTTGAACCCTCCCTGTGGATAGAGAAAAAGGAAGGGCGCAAAATGGCCCGGTTCACCCAGTTTGCGGTAGCCGCAGCAGCCCAGGCCCTGAAACAGGCGGATCTTCTGGAGAACGCCGAAGATGGCCGCCAGCGCATCAAGGGTGATCCCCACAAAGCCGGGATAGTCCTGGGCAACGGCATCGGGGGCTTTGAGATTATCACCGAAGCCTTCCACAAACTCTTTGATAACGGCCCCAAGCGCATGCCGCCCCTGACAGTACCCATGATGATCGGCAACGAAGCTGCGGGGAACCTTTCCATGGTCTACGGCCTCAAGGGCCCCGCCTATACCCAGGTTACCGCCTGTGCTTCCGGCGCCGACGCCCTGGGCCAGGCCCTGGACCTGGTCCGCTCAGGCCGCTGCGATGTGGTCATCACCGGTGGTACCGAAGCCTGTATAACCGCCTTTGCCATCGGCGGTTTCCAGATGCTCAAGGCCCTGTCCTCCAAACGCTGCGACACCCCGGAAAAAGCGTCCCGCCCCTTTGATGTGGACAGGGACGGCTTCGTCCTGGGCGAAGGTGCGGGCATCCTGGTCCTGGAAAGCGAAGAACACGCCAAAGCCCGGGGCGCCAGTATCATTGTGGAGTTTGCCGGTTACGGCGCCAGCGCCGATGCTTATCACATCACCTCACCGGATCCCTCAGGCGAAGGGGGAGGCACTGCCATGAAGTTTGCCCTGGAAGACGCGGGGGTCAAGCCTGAGGAAGTGCAGTATTACAACGCCCACGGAACCTCCACGGAAATCAATGACCGCACAGAAACTAAGATGATCAAATACGCCTTCGGGGATCATGCAAAAAAACTAAAAGTGTCCAGCACTAAAAGCATGACCGGCCACTGTGTCGCCGGGGGCGGCGGCTTTGAAGCCATTGCCTGCATACTCGCCATCCGGGACGGCTTCTTTCCCCCCACCATCAACCTGGAAAACCCCGACCCTGACTGCGATTTGGACTATGTACCCAACAAGGTCCAGTACGGCACGGTAAACGTCGCCGCCTCAGGCAACCTGGGATTCGGCGGGCACAACGGGGTGGTGGTGTTCAAGAAATACGGGTGA
- a CDS encoding DUF5058 family protein, producing the protein MSFYDVAGHWLIYLMVGIGILFVACLAVVSMRKSWKRAIAKGYPREKLMTVVKSAVSATIIPSLAIVIGFFALVPILGVPWPWWRLSVVGSVTYETMAADSAVKAAGLDMTKLSLATAEDFVLVMFVMSIGIIGGLFFSPFASKSIQAGTMKLKVGDKRWGALGSSVFFLVILVVFVVPMFLDYSKTGIVKLLTLVSSGLITVILNVVADKCKAGWLRGFTLAISLLLAMASSVLWFGLLK; encoded by the coding sequence ATGAGTTTTTATGATGTTGCAGGCCATTGGCTTATCTACCTGATGGTGGGCATTGGCATCCTTTTCGTGGCGTGCCTTGCGGTAGTATCCATGCGGAAATCCTGGAAGCGGGCCATAGCAAAGGGCTACCCCAGGGAAAAACTGATGACTGTGGTTAAATCCGCTGTTTCAGCCACGATTATCCCTTCCCTGGCCATTGTGATCGGGTTCTTTGCCCTGGTTCCCATCCTAGGCGTACCCTGGCCCTGGTGGCGGCTTTCGGTGGTAGGGTCGGTGACCTATGAAACCATGGCCGCCGATTCAGCGGTCAAAGCTGCGGGGCTTGATATGACCAAATTAAGCCTCGCCACCGCGGAGGATTTTGTACTGGTGATGTTTGTCATGTCCATCGGTATCATAGGTGGGCTCTTCTTTTCCCCCTTTGCATCAAAATCGATACAGGCGGGGACCATGAAGCTTAAAGTCGGGGACAAGCGCTGGGGCGCCCTGGGAAGCAGCGTTTTCTTCCTGGTGATCCTGGTAGTATTTGTGGTGCCCATGTTCCTTGATTACAGCAAGACAGGTATTGTAAAACTGTTGACCCTGGTAAGCAGCGGCTTGATAACCGTCATTTTGAATGTTGTTGCTGACAAGTGTAAAGCCGGCTGGCTGCGGGGATTCACCCTTGCCATCAGCCTCCTTTTGGCCATGGCGTCTTCAGTCCTCTGGTTCGGACTTTTGAAATAA
- a CDS encoding DNA adenine methylase has translation MGGQLDLVDIKIQEGLREKEPYLTQQLITYIGNKRALLDFIGTGVNRVQARLQKQKLAIFDVFSGSGIVSRYFKQFSKLLVVNDLEKYTKIINTCYLSNEDEIDVGKLKNYYNEIVFEASNTIKKGIIAELYAPQDDTNIKPDERVFYTVRNAMYIDTVRQLIEKIPRPEQAYFLAPLLSEASIHANTSGVFKGFYKNKETGIGQFGGKNQDALFRITGNIKLPFPIFSNFNSDVLIYNGDSNKIIAEAPEVDLAYLDPPYNQHPYGSNYFMLNLILDYKYPESTSKISGIPDNWARSNYNKGNYACQVLTELVTNIKAKFILISFNSEGFISLEQMTNILTRIGRVEILETKYNTFRGSRNLGKREIHVKEYLYLLEK, from the coding sequence ATGGGTGGGCAATTAGACTTAGTTGATATAAAGATTCAAGAAGGTTTACGCGAAAAAGAGCCCTACCTAACCCAGCAACTGATTACTTATATTGGCAACAAACGGGCATTATTGGATTTCATTGGAACCGGGGTAAACCGGGTCCAAGCCAGGCTGCAGAAACAAAAATTAGCTATTTTTGATGTTTTTAGCGGCTCCGGTATCGTATCCCGTTATTTTAAGCAATTTTCAAAACTGTTAGTCGTAAATGATTTAGAAAAATATACAAAGATTATCAATACCTGTTACTTGTCAAATGAAGATGAGATAGATGTAGGAAAACTAAAAAATTACTATAACGAAATCGTTTTTGAAGCATCCAACACTATCAAGAAGGGCATAATAGCGGAATTATATGCGCCCCAGGATGACACAAACATTAAACCTGACGAAAGGGTATTTTATACCGTTAGGAATGCAATGTATATTGATACGGTACGGCAATTGATTGAAAAAATACCCAGGCCGGAACAGGCTTATTTTCTCGCACCATTATTATCAGAGGCATCGATTCATGCCAATACTTCAGGAGTATTTAAGGGGTTTTATAAAAACAAAGAAACCGGAATCGGCCAGTTTGGCGGGAAAAACCAGGATGCGTTATTTCGCATAACCGGGAATATAAAATTACCCTTCCCGATTTTTAGCAACTTCAATTCGGATGTACTCATCTACAATGGCGATTCAAATAAAATTATTGCGGAAGCGCCTGAAGTAGACCTGGCATATTTAGATCCCCCATACAATCAGCATCCCTATGGCTCCAATTATTTTATGCTTAATTTGATTCTTGATTATAAGTACCCTGAAAGCACAAGCAAGATATCAGGGATACCGGATAATTGGGCCAGATCGAATTATAACAAAGGAAATTATGCATGCCAGGTATTAACAGAATTAGTAACAAATATTAAGGCGAAGTTTATTCTTATTTCATTTAACTCGGAGGGATTTATAAGCCTTGAGCAAATGACGAATATTTTAACCAGGATAGGCCGCGTTGAGATTTTGGAGACAAAATATAATACCTTTAGGGGCAGCAGGAATCTCGGTAAGCGGGAAATACATGTTAAGGAGTATTTGTATTTGCTGGAGAAATAA